From one Cyprinus carpio isolate SPL01 chromosome B3, ASM1834038v1, whole genome shotgun sequence genomic stretch:
- the LOC109047579 gene encoding E3 SUMO-protein ligase ZBED1-like, with protein MMISRILEQQQALTQVLSADKKLRHLIPTWQDIDVLESVSKSLGPMLDFTDALSGDEYVNVIFVKPVLQLFNTSLLEMREEDTDLTKNIKKKMQDYLNEKYEDDDTQKLLDISSFLDPQFKMDFISADKKTQVKARVASQMMECQEKSSCSTDVEPNVTSAPQAKKAKKSLGSFFKQSETAAKGDSSLTLKDALEAELNTYLLTPPIDKEGDPLAWWKVHKLIFPRLARLARKYLCIPVTSSPSERLFSTSGNIVTCQRTWLKPAKFDRLVFNSSLFV; from the coding sequence ATGATGATCAGCAGGATATTAGAACAGCAGCAGGCTTTAACTCAGGTCCTGTCTGCAGACAAGAAGCTGCGGCATCTAATTCCAACCTGGCAAGATATAGATGTCCTGGAATCTGTAAGCAAGTCACTGGGCCCAATGCTGGATTTCACTGATGCACTTTCAGGGGATGAATACGTCAATGTCATCTTTGTAAAGCCAGTTCTTCAGCTATTCAACACTTCACTACTGGAAATGCGAGAGGAAGACACAGACCTGACCAAGAACATAAAGAAGAAGATGCAGGACTACCTCAACGAGAAATATGAAGATGATGATACTCAGAAGCTGCTAGATATTTCATCCTTTTTGGACCCCCAGTTCAAGATGGACTTCATCAGTGCAGACAAGAAGACCCAAGTTAAGGCCAGAGTGGCATCACAGATGATGGAATGCCAGGAGAAATCAAGCTGCAGCACTGACGTGGAGCCCAACGTTACCAGTGCACCCCAGGCAAAGAAAGCAAAGAAGTCATTGGGAAGCTTCTTTAAACAGAGTGAAACTGCAGCAAAGGGTGATTCCTCTCTGACCCTAAAGGATGCTTTGGAAGCAGAGTTAAACACCTACCTGCTAACACCTCCAATAGACAAAGAGGGGGATCCACTTGCATGGTGGAAAGTACACAAACTAATTTTTCCTCGTCTCGCCAGACTTGCCCGCAAATACCTGTGTATTCCTGTGACAAGCTCGCCATCAGAGAGACTTTTCAGTACTAGTGGCAACATCGTCACTTGCCAACGAACCTGGCTCAAGCCTGCAAAGTTTGATAGACTTgtgttcaattcaagtttatttgtatag